The following are from one region of the Qipengyuania flava genome:
- the sdhA gene encoding succinate dehydrogenase flavoprotein subunit has product MARNETFSINGREYPIVDHTYDVVVVGAGGSGLRATMGAAEAGLKTANISKVFPTRSHTVAAQGGIAASLGNNTPDHWSWHMYDTVKGADWLGDQDAIEYLAREAPQAVYELEHAGVPFSRNEDGTIYQRPFGGHMQNMGEGPPVQRTCAAADRTGHAMLHALYQQSLKYDADFFIEYFALDLIMAGEGANKKCVGVIAMCLDDGTIHRFRSQSVVLATGGYGRCYFTATSAHTCTGDGGGMVLRAGLPLQDMEFVQFHPTGIYGAGVLITEGARGEGGYLTNSEGERFMERYAPSAKDLASRDVVSRSMALEMREGRGVGPEGDHIFLHLDHIDPKVLAERLPGITESGKIFAGVDLTREPLPVTPTVHYNMGGIPCNYHGQVVTLGEDGNPDHVVPGLYAVGEAACVSVHGANRLGSNSLIDLVVFGRATGLHLKENLTAGASQAELPADSADMALSRLDHFRYADGSQTTASIRADMQKTMQAHAAVFRDSKLMAEGVEKLTGINKQMEDVKVHDRSLIWNSDLIETLELDNLMAQSVVTMASAENRKESRGAHAHEDFPERDDANWMKHTIAWFEGWGGKGGAVKIDYRPVHEYTLTDDAEYIKPKKRVY; this is encoded by the coding sequence ATGGCCCGCAACGAAACTTTCAGCATCAACGGCCGTGAATACCCGATCGTCGACCACACCTATGACGTGGTCGTCGTGGGCGCCGGCGGTTCGGGCCTGCGCGCCACCATGGGCGCCGCCGAAGCGGGCCTGAAGACCGCGAACATCTCCAAGGTCTTCCCGACGCGTTCGCACACCGTTGCCGCTCAGGGCGGTATCGCTGCCAGCCTCGGCAACAACACGCCCGACCACTGGTCGTGGCACATGTACGACACGGTGAAGGGCGCCGACTGGCTCGGCGACCAGGACGCGATCGAATATCTCGCGCGCGAAGCCCCGCAGGCGGTTTACGAGCTCGAGCACGCGGGCGTCCCCTTCAGCCGCAACGAAGACGGCACGATCTACCAGCGCCCCTTCGGCGGCCACATGCAGAACATGGGCGAAGGCCCGCCGGTGCAGCGCACCTGCGCCGCGGCCGACCGTACCGGCCACGCCATGCTCCACGCGCTCTACCAGCAGAGCCTGAAGTACGACGCGGACTTCTTCATCGAATATTTCGCGCTCGACCTGATCATGGCGGGCGAGGGCGCCAACAAGAAGTGCGTCGGCGTGATCGCCATGTGCCTCGACGATGGCACCATCCACCGCTTCCGTTCGCAGTCGGTCGTGCTCGCGACCGGCGGCTATGGCCGCTGCTACTTCACCGCGACCTCGGCGCACACCTGCACGGGTGACGGCGGCGGCATGGTGCTGCGCGCCGGCCTGCCGTTGCAGGACATGGAATTCGTCCAGTTCCACCCGACCGGCATTTACGGCGCAGGTGTGCTCATCACCGAAGGCGCGCGCGGCGAGGGTGGCTACCTCACCAACTCCGAAGGCGAGCGCTTCATGGAACGCTACGCGCCGTCGGCCAAGGACCTCGCCAGCCGCGACGTCGTCAGCCGCTCGATGGCGCTGGAAATGCGCGAAGGGCGCGGCGTGGGGCCGGAAGGCGACCACATCTTCCTGCATCTCGACCACATCGATCCCAAGGTGCTGGCCGAGCGCCTGCCGGGCATCACCGAAAGCGGCAAGATCTTTGCCGGCGTCGACCTGACCCGCGAACCGCTGCCGGTGACACCGACCGTCCACTACAACATGGGCGGCATCCCCTGTAACTACCACGGCCAGGTCGTGACGCTGGGCGAGGACGGAAATCCCGACCACGTGGTCCCGGGCCTCTACGCCGTGGGCGAAGCGGCCTGCGTCTCGGTCCACGGTGCGAACCGCCTCGGCTCGAACTCGCTGATCGACCTCGTGGTTTTCGGCCGCGCAACGGGTCTCCACCTCAAGGAGAACTTGACCGCCGGTGCGAGCCAGGCCGAACTGCCGGCCGACAGCGCCGACATGGCGCTCTCGCGTCTCGACCACTTCCGCTATGCGGATGGCAGCCAGACGACCGCCTCGATCCGCGCCGACATGCAGAAGACGATGCAGGCCCACGCCGCCGTGTTCCGCGACAGCAAGCTGATGGCCGAGGGCGTGGAAAAGCTCACCGGCATCAACAAGCAGATGGAGGACGTGAAGGTCCACGATCGCTCGCTGATCTGGAACAGCGACCTCATCGAAACGCTCGAACTCGACAATCTGATGGCGCAGTCGGTCGTGACCATGGCTTCGGCGGAAAACCGCAAGGAAAGCCGCGGCGCCCACGCGCACGAGGATTTCCCCGAGCGCGACGATGCGAACTGGATGAAGCACACCATCGCCTGGTTCGAAGGCTGGGGCGGCAAGGGCGGTGCAGTCAAGATCGACTATCGCCCGGTGCACGAATACACGCTCACCGACGACGCGGAATACATCAAGCCGAAGAAGCGGGTTTACTGA
- a CDS encoding peptidylprolyl isomerase, translated as MTRFAALLAPLALIASPALSQESPPAPEPEYQTQLVVIETTMGDITVELETERAPITAANFLRYVDEDRFDGTKFYRAMHLDWGEPPNGLLQGGTQMHPDRVLDPIAHEPTTETGLSHTNGALSMARYDPGTATGDFSIMIKDQKGLDANPASPDPSLKVGFAVFGYVVDGMDVVHAIHALPPDPDKGEGWMKGQLLADPVEIVDMRRLDALPAAEAD; from the coding sequence ATGACACGTTTCGCTGCGCTTCTCGCCCCTCTCGCCCTGATTGCCTCGCCCGCCCTGTCGCAAGAGTCGCCGCCGGCGCCGGAACCTGAGTATCAAACCCAGCTGGTCGTTATCGAGACCACGATGGGCGACATCACGGTCGAGCTGGAGACCGAGCGCGCGCCGATCACCGCGGCGAATTTCCTGCGCTATGTCGACGAGGATCGCTTCGACGGCACAAAGTTCTACCGCGCGATGCATCTCGACTGGGGCGAACCGCCCAACGGGCTGCTGCAGGGCGGCACGCAGATGCATCCCGACCGCGTGCTCGACCCGATCGCGCATGAGCCGACCACCGAGACCGGGCTCAGCCACACCAACGGCGCGCTGTCGATGGCGCGTTACGATCCCGGCACGGCGACGGGCGACTTTTCGATCATGATCAAGGACCAGAAGGGCCTCGACGCGAACCCCGCCTCGCCCGATCCCAGCCTCAAGGTCGGCTTCGCGGTTTTCGGTTATGTCGTGGACGGGATGGATGTGGTCCACGCAATCCACGCCCTGCCGCCCGATCCCGACAAGGGCGAAGGCTGGATGAAGGGCCAGCTGCTGGCCGATCCGGTCGAGATCGTGGACATGCGGCGGTTGGACGCCCTGCCCGCAGCCGAAGCTGACTAA
- a CDS encoding M20/M25/M40 family metallo-hydrolase: MRFLTPALLCAAAFASPVAAQLSAPEQAIVETVESRFERDVALLETITLVNSGTHNHAGVKAVAELLVPEFEALGMTTEWIDQSANGRAGHLFARTSGTPGTTRILLIGHIDTVFEPDSPFTGFVRDGDTAVGPGVVDNKGGIIVILAALRAMKEAGTLDDANIVVALTGDEEHAGEPLDAAREHLIEAGKWADVALGFEGLSILDGKDAGVIARRSSGSWTLTARAKSGHSSGIFSDHAGYGAIYEIVDILDTFRRELPEDNLTFNVGLIAGGTPAELSEDGLSATASGKTNIIPSVAVARGDLRALTQEQNERVAEQMRTIVADNLPGAEAKITIEFRYPPMAPTDGNRALLDRLNAINADLGREPMEPYPPSRRGAADISFVAPYTDGLAGMGPAGSGSHAEGETIDLRSIVRQAQRAAILMSRLSQGPYAK, from the coding sequence ATGCGTTTCCTGACCCCAGCGCTCCTGTGCGCCGCCGCATTTGCCAGCCCCGTCGCTGCGCAGCTTTCCGCGCCCGAGCAGGCGATTGTCGAGACCGTCGAAAGCCGGTTCGAGCGCGATGTGGCGCTGCTCGAGACGATCACGCTCGTCAATTCGGGCACGCACAACCACGCCGGTGTGAAGGCGGTGGCCGAGCTACTCGTGCCCGAGTTCGAGGCGCTGGGCATGACGACCGAGTGGATCGACCAGTCGGCCAACGGGCGCGCGGGGCATCTCTTTGCGCGCACCAGCGGCACGCCCGGCACCACCAGGATCCTCCTGATCGGCCATATCGACACGGTGTTCGAGCCGGACTCGCCCTTCACCGGCTTCGTGCGGGATGGCGATACGGCGGTCGGGCCGGGCGTGGTCGACAACAAGGGCGGGATCATCGTCATCCTTGCGGCCCTGCGCGCCATGAAGGAAGCGGGCACGCTCGACGATGCGAATATCGTGGTGGCGCTGACCGGCGATGAAGAGCATGCGGGCGAACCCCTGGACGCCGCGCGCGAGCACCTGATCGAGGCGGGCAAGTGGGCCGATGTCGCGCTCGGCTTCGAAGGCTTGTCGATCCTCGACGGCAAGGACGCGGGCGTCATCGCGCGCCGGTCTTCGGGAAGCTGGACGCTGACCGCGCGGGCGAAGAGCGGGCACAGCTCGGGCATCTTTTCCGACCATGCGGGCTACGGCGCGATCTACGAGATCGTCGATATCCTCGACACCTTCCGCCGCGAACTGCCGGAAGACAACCTCACCTTCAACGTCGGCCTCATCGCCGGGGGCACGCCCGCCGAACTGTCCGAAGACGGGCTGTCGGCAACCGCCAGCGGCAAGACCAACATCATCCCCAGCGTCGCCGTGGCGCGCGGCGATCTGCGCGCGCTGACGCAGGAGCAGAACGAGCGCGTTGCCGAGCAGATGCGGACCATCGTTGCGGACAACCTGCCCGGCGCCGAGGCGAAGATCACCATCGAATTCCGCTATCCCCCGATGGCCCCGACCGATGGCAACCGCGCGTTGCTGGACCGGCTTAACGCGATCAATGCGGACCTCGGCCGCGAGCCGATGGAACCCTATCCGCCCTCGCGCCGCGGGGCCGCCGATATCAGCTTCGTTGCGCCTTATACCGATGGGCTTGCCGGCATGGGTCCGGCGGGCAGCGGCAGCCATGCCGAAGGCGAAACGATCGACCTGCGCTCCATCGTGCGCCAGGCCCAGCGGGCGGCCATCCTGATGAGTCGCCTGTCGCAGGGCCCCTACGCGAAATAG
- a CDS encoding SDR family NAD(P)-dependent oxidoreductase: MTCILLTGSSRGIGAAAKAALEKRGAKVIGQATKSTAVDTVPADFCEPGAPHELWEAALARAGGEIDVLVNNAGLFDPNPIERSDIEWLDAWEDTMRINLTASAQLSRFAVKHWQERGVGGRIVHVASRAGHRGDSPAHWHYAASKGGMLAMHKTIARQYAAEGILSFAITPGFTDTAMAGDYLESRGGAGLLADIPLGRVAEPEEIAKVIEFCALDAPASLTGATLDANGASYVR; this comes from the coding sequence ATGACATGCATCCTCCTCACCGGCTCGAGCCGCGGAATCGGCGCAGCGGCCAAGGCTGCGCTCGAGAAGCGCGGCGCAAAGGTCATCGGTCAGGCGACCAAAAGCACCGCGGTCGACACCGTTCCCGCCGACTTTTGCGAGCCCGGCGCGCCGCATGAATTGTGGGAAGCCGCCCTCGCCCGCGCGGGCGGCGAAATCGACGTGCTGGTGAACAACGCAGGCCTGTTCGATCCCAACCCGATCGAGCGATCGGACATCGAATGGCTCGACGCGTGGGAAGACACCATGCGCATCAACCTCACGGCCTCGGCGCAGCTGTCGCGCTTTGCAGTGAAGCACTGGCAGGAACGCGGCGTGGGCGGGCGGATCGTGCATGTCGCCAGCCGCGCGGGGCACCGCGGGGATTCGCCCGCGCACTGGCACTATGCCGCAAGCAAGGGCGGGATGCTGGCGATGCACAAGACCATCGCCCGGCAATACGCAGCCGAGGGCATCCTGAGCTTTGCGATCACGCCCGGCTTCACCGATACCGCGATGGCGGGCGACTACCTCGAAAGCCGGGGCGGCGCGGGCCTCCTCGCCGATATCCCGCTTGGGCGCGTCGCCGAGCCGGAGGAAATCGCGAAAGTCATCGAATTCTGCGCGCTCGACGCTCCGGCAAGCCTTACCGGCGCCACGCTCGACGCCAACGGAGCCAGCTATGTTCGCTAG
- the sdhC gene encoding succinate dehydrogenase, cytochrome b556 subunit, with protein sequence MAVSILHRITGDGLAFVGLGVLLWWLGAMAAGPEAYATFEMVMGSPLGMVVLVGLSWAFFTHMMSGLRHFVLDIGAGYELDTNKTWSILSPVIGILLTAGFWALILLR encoded by the coding sequence ATGGCGGTCTCCATCCTGCACCGCATCACCGGCGATGGTCTCGCCTTTGTCGGCCTCGGCGTGCTGCTGTGGTGGCTGGGCGCGATGGCTGCCGGGCCCGAAGCGTACGCGACCTTCGAAATGGTCATGGGCTCGCCGCTCGGCATGGTCGTGCTGGTGGGCCTGTCCTGGGCCTTCTTCACCCACATGATGAGCGGGCTTCGCCACTTCGTCCTCGACATCGGTGCCGGTTACGAGCTCGACACGAACAAGACCTGGTCGATCCTGTCGCCGGTCATCGGCATCCTCCTGACTGCGGGCTTCTGGGCCCTCATCCTGCTTCGCTAA
- the sdhD gene encoding succinate dehydrogenase, hydrophobic membrane anchor protein: MGNGTSIGRVRGLGSAHEGAHHWLVQRFTAIGNLVLALFLAVSLALLPNYSYATVAGWASQTLPATALALLVISVFWHARLGLQVLIEDYVHDAGTKFGTLALLNLATIGGGAFGIVSIARLALGGAA; this comes from the coding sequence ATGGGTAACGGAACCTCCATCGGACGCGTGCGCGGGCTCGGCTCGGCGCATGAGGGCGCGCATCACTGGCTGGTGCAGCGCTTCACCGCGATCGGCAACCTTGTCCTCGCGCTGTTCCTCGCGGTCAGCCTCGCGCTGCTGCCGAACTATTCCTACGCCACCGTCGCCGGCTGGGCTTCGCAGACGCTGCCCGCGACCGCGCTGGCGCTGCTGGTGATCTCCGTCTTCTGGCATGCGCGCCTCGGCCTGCAGGTCCTGATCGAGGACTATGTCCACGACGCCGGCACCAAGTTCGGCACGCTTGCCCTTCTCAACCTTGCAACCATCGGCGGCGGCGCCTTCGGCATCGTTTCGATCGCCCGCCTGGCCCTTGGAGGAGCTGCCTGA
- a CDS encoding glycoside hydrolase, with translation MRVLASLAGAALLAACATTAGAPPVRLSADPFYTKHVAAEGIAILSSERVPDEALFAARDMVRGMLAHRPELAVWLVENDYRVAIIARDEALLDLPENRGWTKPAKDDPRLTRCERKHYEARIGSKTARQYWDERARGIGGPRLVGSEEDVLGLPVSRYWGETIFVHEFAHNVLFAIEGTDPALYARVEAAYANALANRLWFEEYTTTTVHEYWAEGTQFWFNSNRLQAFDGRQILNHTDLLDYDPQLYSVLSEAYGERHELKSDPFHMHPARVPPGPPPENTAEVC, from the coding sequence GTGCGCGTGCTTGCCAGTCTTGCCGGGGCCGCGCTGCTGGCCGCTTGCGCCACCACGGCAGGCGCGCCGCCCGTACGGCTATCCGCCGATCCGTTCTACACGAAGCATGTCGCGGCCGAGGGGATAGCGATCCTCTCCTCCGAGCGTGTGCCCGACGAAGCGCTGTTCGCCGCGCGCGACATGGTGCGCGGGATGCTGGCCCACCGGCCCGAGCTTGCCGTGTGGCTGGTCGAAAACGACTACCGCGTTGCCATCATCGCGCGCGACGAGGCGCTGCTCGACCTGCCGGAGAACCGCGGCTGGACCAAACCGGCCAAGGACGATCCGCGCCTGACTCGCTGCGAGCGCAAGCATTACGAGGCGCGCATCGGATCGAAGACCGCGCGGCAATATTGGGACGAGCGCGCCCGCGGCATCGGCGGCCCGCGCCTGGTCGGATCGGAAGAGGATGTGCTGGGCCTCCCCGTCAGCCGCTATTGGGGCGAGACCATCTTTGTCCACGAGTTCGCGCACAATGTCCTCTTCGCGATCGAGGGGACCGATCCGGCGCTCTACGCGCGGGTCGAGGCGGCCTATGCGAACGCGCTGGCGAACAGGCTCTGGTTCGAGGAATACACGACCACGACGGTGCACGAATATTGGGCCGAAGGGACGCAGTTCTGGTTCAATTCGAACCGCCTGCAGGCCTTCGACGGGCGGCAGATCCTGAACCACACCGACCTGTTGGACTACGATCCGCAGCTCTATTCCGTGCTGTCCGAAGCCTATGGCGAGCGGCACGAACTCAAATCAGACCCGTTCCACATGCACCCCGCGCGCGTCCCGCCCGGGCCGCCGCCGGAAAACACCGCCGAGGTCTGTTAG
- a CDS encoding M56 family metallopeptidase has product MTELIREYWDWFLLDTLLWTGVLIGIALLLRRPVSKYLGAGAAYALWFLPLARLLFPPVTLPAWMQFSLFASEPVAEPVLAEPMPLEASETAFSYADIVAPVAPTTFESPIDLVTPLVILWLLGAAIFMGRRFWLYGQLRKELLEDAKPVGEVDNIRLIETTAISGPMAFGVFDKVIALPDGFMISRERQVRDLAIAHELAHHRGHDILVNVLIQPLFAVHWFNPLGWMGWTAMRRDQEAACDARVVASRSRDERAAYAAIIADFARRPQIAPRPALAAPMACPVLGDKSIIHRLRSLPMSDDSRRRRFAARGAVAAAVLALPMTASICYVGAAPAQASALPVVAPEMTEVVAPIPAPGELAKPVAPELVFLDEDGLIEVALERRELADKRREQAEERRERAEERRKRAWEAERERQWERARTSYAQGRQQWAAGRVEYARGRQQWADGRLQWAESRVEHSKDKAKRKEAMALASAGWGEEMGEAIAHSVSTAVSHVPEVINDCRYPETPVQVVEKESGKITMFVCESAGDRIALKALISARAEMAADEEMPANFREEILRDLDREIKKLKKELRSAA; this is encoded by the coding sequence ATGACCGAGCTTATCCGCGAATATTGGGACTGGTTCCTGCTCGACACGCTGCTGTGGACCGGCGTCCTGATCGGCATCGCGCTGCTGCTGCGTCGCCCGGTCTCCAAATACCTTGGCGCGGGCGCGGCCTATGCCCTGTGGTTCCTGCCGCTGGCGCGCCTGCTGTTCCCGCCGGTGACCTTGCCGGCGTGGATGCAGTTCAGCCTGTTCGCATCCGAGCCGGTGGCCGAGCCCGTGCTGGCTGAGCCGATGCCCCTGGAGGCGAGCGAAACCGCCTTTTCCTATGCCGACATCGTTGCCCCGGTCGCTCCGACGACCTTCGAATCGCCGATCGACCTTGTGACGCCGCTCGTCATCCTGTGGCTGCTGGGCGCGGCGATCTTCATGGGCCGCCGTTTCTGGCTTTACGGCCAGCTCCGCAAGGAACTGCTCGAAGACGCCAAGCCGGTGGGCGAGGTGGACAACATCCGCCTGATCGAAACCACCGCTATTTCAGGCCCCATGGCCTTCGGTGTCTTCGACAAGGTCATCGCGCTGCCCGATGGTTTCATGATCAGCCGCGAACGCCAGGTCCGCGACCTCGCCATTGCGCATGAGCTTGCGCACCACCGCGGCCACGACATCCTCGTCAACGTGCTGATCCAGCCGCTGTTTGCAGTGCACTGGTTCAACCCGCTGGGCTGGATGGGCTGGACCGCCATGCGCCGCGACCAGGAAGCGGCCTGCGATGCCCGCGTGGTCGCCAGCCGCAGCCGCGACGAGCGCGCCGCCTACGCCGCGATCATTGCCGATTTCGCCCGCCGCCCGCAAATCGCCCCGCGGCCTGCGCTGGCCGCTCCGATGGCGTGTCCCGTCCTCGGCGACAAGTCGATCATCCACCGTCTGAGGAGCCTCCCCATGAGCGATGATTCCCGCCGCCGCCGCTTTGCCGCGCGCGGAGCCGTGGCCGCTGCCGTGCTCGCCCTGCCGATGACCGCGAGCATCTGCTACGTCGGGGCTGCTCCGGCCCAGGCCAGTGCGCTCCCGGTCGTGGCGCCGGAGATGACCGAAGTCGTGGCCCCGATCCCGGCTCCCGGCGAACTTGCCAAGCCCGTCGCGCCGGAGCTTGTCTTCCTTGACGAGGATGGCCTCATCGAAGTCGCGCTGGAGCGCCGCGAACTGGCGGACAAACGGCGCGAGCAAGCCGAAGAGCGCCGCGAACGCGCCGAGGAACGCCGCAAACGCGCCTGGGAAGCGGAACGCGAACGCCAGTGGGAACGCGCCCGCACCAGCTACGCCCAGGGCCGCCAGCAGTGGGCCGCCGGACGCGTGGAATACGCGCGCGGTCGCCAGCAGTGGGCCGACGGCCGCCTGCAGTGGGCGGAAAGCCGGGTTGAGCACTCGAAGGACAAGGCCAAGCGCAAGGAAGCCATGGCCCTCGCATCGGCTGGCTGGGGCGAGGAAATGGGTGAAGCCATCGCCCATTCGGTCTCCACGGCGGTCAGCCATGTGCCCGAAGTGATCAACGATTGCCGCTATCCGGAAACGCCGGTTCAGGTGGTCGAGAAGGAATCGGGCAAGATCACCATGTTCGTCTGCGAAAGCGCCGGTGATCGCATCGCGCTCAAGGCGCTGATCTCGGCGCGGGCAGAGATGGCTGCGGACGAAGAGATGCCGGCCAATTTCCGCGAAGAAATCCTCCGCGACCTCGATCGCGAGATCAAGAAGCTGAAAAAGGAACTGCGGAGCGCGGCGTAA
- a CDS encoding STM3941 family protein translates to MGDERDAFVARYSRWRLCLLLLLSLGFVVGGLWMLEVFGELGEPSPRRPFGTLPRAAYPYVGALNVAFFGWAAIIALRRIFLRQDAVRISASGIWTGQHYSRAFAWDEVTTINPAPPIIRFEVTEGVRKGLPVWLRAYGAINRSLMGSSFAISLGSLDANKDEMIDAIVRYAPPHLTGREG, encoded by the coding sequence ATGGGCGACGAACGCGACGCTTTCGTCGCCCGGTATTCCCGTTGGCGTCTCTGTCTCCTGCTTCTCCTTTCGCTGGGCTTCGTCGTTGGCGGCCTCTGGATGCTCGAAGTATTTGGCGAACTCGGGGAGCCGTCGCCCAGAAGGCCGTTTGGGACCTTGCCTCGCGCCGCCTATCCGTATGTCGGTGCGCTGAACGTCGCTTTCTTCGGTTGGGCCGCGATCATCGCTCTCCGCAGGATTTTCCTGCGTCAGGATGCCGTGAGAATTAGCGCGTCGGGAATCTGGACTGGCCAGCACTACAGCCGCGCGTTCGCCTGGGACGAAGTCACGACCATCAATCCCGCACCTCCTATCATTCGGTTCGAGGTTACCGAAGGGGTTCGGAAGGGGTTGCCGGTGTGGTTAAGGGCTTATGGAGCGATCAACCGAAGCCTTATGGGATCGTCCTTTGCGATTTCCCTGGGGTCTCTTGATGCGAACAAAGACGAGATGATCGATGCGATTGTCCGTTACGCTCCGCCCCATCTGACCGGCCGGGAAGGTTGA
- a CDS encoding 3-hydroxybutyrate dehydrogenase, with the protein MFLEGKRALVTGSTSGIGLAIARALHGEGAQVILNGFGDEGEIETLREELGGAAHFGADLTDVAAVEAMMAEAGEIDILVNNAGVQHVSPVEDFPVDKWNLILALNLTAAFHTTRLAVPGMKAKGWGRIINTASAHSLVASPFKSAYNASKHGIAGFTKTIALELAEHGVTANCISPGYVWTPLIEGQIPDTMKARGMTREQVINDVLLVKQATKKFVQPEEVGALAAFLCRDEAQNVNGANWSVDGGWTAE; encoded by the coding sequence ATGTTTCTCGAAGGTAAGCGCGCACTCGTCACCGGATCGACCAGCGGCATCGGCCTTGCCATCGCCCGGGCGCTGCATGGGGAGGGGGCGCAGGTCATCCTCAACGGCTTCGGCGATGAAGGCGAAATCGAGACGCTGCGCGAGGAACTGGGCGGAGCCGCGCATTTCGGCGCAGACCTGACCGATGTCGCCGCAGTAGAGGCGATGATGGCCGAGGCAGGCGAGATCGACATCCTCGTCAACAACGCGGGCGTCCAGCATGTCTCGCCGGTGGAGGATTTCCCGGTCGACAAGTGGAACCTGATCCTTGCGCTCAACCTCACGGCCGCCTTCCACACCACGCGGCTTGCCGTCCCGGGCATGAAGGCCAAGGGCTGGGGCCGCATCATCAACACCGCCAGCGCGCACTCCCTCGTCGCGAGCCCCTTCAAGAGCGCCTACAACGCATCGAAGCACGGCATCGCGGGCTTCACCAAGACCATCGCGCTCGAACTGGCCGAACACGGCGTGACCGCCAATTGCATCAGCCCCGGCTATGTCTGGACCCCGCTGATAGAGGGCCAGATCCCCGACACGATGAAGGCCCGCGGCATGACCCGCGAACAGGTCATCAACGATGTGCTGCTGGTGAAACAGGCGACCAAGAAATTCGTCCAGCCCGAAGAAGTAGGCGCGCTCGCCGCCTTCCTCTGCCGCGACGAGGCGCAGAACGTGAACGGCGCGAACTGGAGCGTCGACGGCGGCTGGACGGCGGAATAG
- a CDS encoding BlaI/MecI/CopY family transcriptional regulator — MAKRNQARGERISEAEHAVMEVLWDKNPISAAEVCDAVCAQRDWSIPTVKTLLSRLVQKDVVATEPQGRKFLYRPLIERADYVGGESRRLVDRLFGGRAAPLFAQLAESEALTDDDLSEIEALLREMRK, encoded by the coding sequence ATGGCCAAGCGCAACCAGGCACGTGGCGAACGGATCAGCGAAGCCGAGCACGCGGTGATGGAAGTGCTGTGGGACAAGAACCCCATTTCCGCCGCCGAAGTGTGCGACGCGGTCTGCGCCCAACGCGACTGGTCGATCCCCACGGTAAAAACCCTGCTCAGCCGCCTCGTCCAGAAGGACGTGGTCGCTACCGAGCCCCAGGGTCGCAAGTTCCTGTACCGCCCGCTGATCGAACGCGCGGACTATGTCGGGGGCGAAAGCCGCCGCCTGGTCGACCGCCTCTTCGGTGGCCGCGCTGCACCGCTTTTCGCGCAGCTTGCGGAAAGCGAGGCGCTGACCGACGATGATCTCTCCGAGATCGAAGCGCTCTTGAGGGAGATGCGCAAATGA
- the ypfJ gene encoding KPN_02809 family neutral zinc metallopeptidase has protein sequence MKLNPFNTGNINVRSSGGGMPGGKAGGLGCGTIVIAAIGYFVFGLDPMQTAGMVESVQQGQVASGPANTNEQEICTSSEYAREACNGLQSLNQTWARAFEEQGFGDQFQQPTLDLYGGGGVRTACGNGSSSMGPFYCPGDQTIYIDTSFYDTLEKRLGAGGDFARYYVLAHEYGHHIQTITGISGQIRSAQQQNPSRANQLSVLMELQADCYAGVWAGKNRNLIEPGDIEEGMNAAAAIGDDRLTGGRVSSENFTHGTSKQRSDALRLGLQGDDRACDRITALR, from the coding sequence ATGAAACTGAATCCGTTCAACACCGGCAATATCAACGTGCGCTCGAGCGGAGGCGGGATGCCGGGCGGAAAGGCCGGCGGCCTGGGTTGCGGCACGATCGTCATCGCGGCGATCGGCTATTTCGTCTTCGGCCTTGATCCGATGCAGACCGCCGGGATGGTGGAAAGCGTGCAGCAGGGCCAGGTGGCCTCGGGGCCCGCCAACACCAACGAACAGGAAATCTGCACCAGCAGCGAATACGCGCGCGAGGCGTGCAACGGCCTCCAGTCACTGAACCAGACCTGGGCGCGCGCTTTCGAGGAACAGGGTTTTGGCGACCAGTTCCAGCAGCCCACGCTCGACCTTTATGGCGGGGGCGGCGTGCGCACCGCCTGCGGCAACGGCAGCTCGTCCATGGGCCCGTTCTACTGTCCGGGCGACCAGACGATCTATATCGACACCAGCTTTTACGACACGCTGGAGAAGCGGCTCGGAGCGGGCGGCGATTTCGCGCGCTACTATGTCCTCGCGCACGAGTACGGCCACCACATCCAGACGATCACCGGCATATCCGGCCAGATCCGCAGCGCCCAGCAGCAAAACCCCTCGCGGGCCAACCAGCTGAGCGTGCTGATGGAGCTGCAGGCGGATTGCTACGCCGGCGTATGGGCAGGCAAGAACCGCAACCTCATCGAGCCGGGCGATATCGAGGAAGGCATGAACGCCGCCGCCGCCATCGGCGACGATCGCCTGACGGGCGGGCGGGTCTCTTCGGAGAACTTCACCCACGGCACCAGCAAGCAGCGCAGCGATGCCTTGCGCCTGGGTCTCCAGGGCGACGACCGCGCCTGCGACCGGATTACCGCGCTACGCTAA